DNA from Chitinophaga pendula:
GATGGTGGTGTGTAAGGCGATCGCGTCCCATACGAGTTGTACTTGTTCTTTGCCGATGCCCTGGCTTTGGAGGAAGTTACGGGCTGCGTTGGCGCCATCTACTTCAAACCTCTTATCCGGGCTGCTATAATGGGTGGTAAGGCCCAGATCATGGAATACCGCGCTTATATACAGCAGTTCCTGATCGTATCTGATATCGTCTCTTTTTGCGTTCAACGAGGCAAACAGGAATACGCGGAGGGAGTGATTGTACAGGAATTCGGTACCATGTGTCAACAATAACTCTGTAGCCTGCCGGGCGATGGAACTATCTGGTATGCTGATACCAGCGATTGATCTTAATGTAATTTGCGACATTGTATTTTTTACAGCAAAATTACCCATGCAGGGAGGCCCTGACAATGTTAAAACCTGCTGTTCACCTGCAAAAAATGACGATGTGCCGTTATATTTCGCCTGCGGACGGAGTGAAGATGTTGCGGTAAGCGAACAGTCCAGGTGTGCCGCCGGTGAGGATGAAGAGGATACGATCTCCCGGTTTATAGTATCCCTGTCTGATATCTTCCAACATACCGGCGAAGGCTTTGCCGCTGTATACGGGATCGAGTAAGATGCCTTCTGTCCTTGCCAGCAAACGTACAGCTGCCAGCATAGCGGCGGTGGGGATG
Protein-coding regions in this window:
- a CDS encoding HD domain-containing protein; the protein is MSQITLRSIAGISIPDSSIARQATELLLTHGTEFLYNHSLRVFLFASLNAKRDDIRYDQELLYISAVFHDLGLTTHYSSPDKRFEVDGANAARNFLQSQGIGKEQVQLVWDAIALHTTIGIAEYKEPEVALLYSGVGLDVMGEGYERLSDSHREEIITAFPRTGFKKQIIPTFFSGFEHKTDTTFGNIKADVCAFMIPGFQRKNFCDCILHSPWSE